In a single window of the Patescibacteria group bacterium genome:
- the frr gene encoding ribosome recycling factor, producing the protein MIINQLIEKFKKEGQSVLDNFKIELAGIRSNRPQPALIENLKVECPSYGSILPLKHIASIQVSLPNSLIVQVWDKSNVNACEKAIQAANLGVTTAIEGSQIRVILPPLSQERREQIFQLVKKKAEEAKIHLRGKREDILKEMKELFENKKITEDDKYRGKDELQKVIDIFNEEIEKIVENKKKELYE; encoded by the coding sequence ATGATAATAAATCAATTAATAGAAAAATTTAAAAAGGAAGGACAAAGTGTTTTGGATAATTTTAAAATTGAACTTGCTGGCATTAGATCAAATAGACCCCAACCAGCCCTGATTGAAAATTTAAAAGTTGAATGCCCTTCATATGGTTCTATTTTGCCATTAAAACATATCGCTTCTATTCAAGTAAGTTTACCAAATAGTTTAATTGTGCAGGTTTGGGATAAAAGCAATGTTAATGCCTGTGAAAAAGCTATTCAAGCGGCTAATTTAGGGGTCACAACCGCAATCGAAGGTTCGCAAATCAGAGTGATTTTGCCGCCATTGTCCCAAGAACGTCGCGAACAAATTTTTCAATTAGTAAAGAAGAAAGCCGAAGAAGCCAAAATTCATTTAAGAGGAAAAAGAGAAGATATATTAAAAGAAATGAAAGAATTGTTTGAAAATAAAAAAATTACCGAAGACGACAAATATCGAGGCAAAGATGAATTGCAGAAGGTAATTGATATTTTTAATGAAGAAATTGAAAAAATTGTAGAAAACAAAAAGAAAGAATTATACGAATAA
- the rseP gene encoding RIP metalloprotease RseP, producing MMFALIFIISLNILIFIHELGHFLVAKKKGLKVEEFGLGIPPRIFGIKKGETIYSINALPIGGFVKIYGEDGSNADKKESFANRSAGTRIKILAAGVFMNLIFGIVLFIAGFNIGIPAVVESQSLAFMKDIKTSILEVQKNSPAEAAGLRMGDRILLLQKGEEIIENPTVEELQQFTKKYAGQTIVLNIERGKENLIIEVTPREKISENEGPLGVVVGETGFLKYPFWRSVWEGFKAGISLFANVFVMLFIFLKSLIFQGKMIGEVAGPVGITVLGTQVLKLGLAYFIQFLATLSIYLAAINLVPFPALDGSRIFFILLEKIRGKAVATKTENLIHTIGFAILLLIFFVITYRDIVKLF from the coding sequence ATGATGTTCGCTCTTATTTTTATTATTTCTTTAAATATTTTAATTTTTATCCACGAACTGGGGCATTTTTTAGTTGCTAAGAAAAAAGGGTTAAAAGTGGAAGAGTTTGGCTTGGGGATACCGCCGAGAATTTTTGGCATAAAAAAAGGAGAAACGATTTATTCAATTAATGCCTTGCCAATAGGAGGTTTTGTTAAAATTTATGGGGAAGATGGCTCTAATGCTGACAAAAAAGAGAGTTTTGCTAATCGATCGGCTGGAACGCGTATTAAAATTTTAGCTGCTGGAGTATTTATGAATTTAATTTTTGGGATTGTTCTTTTTATTGCTGGATTTAATATTGGTATTCCAGCCGTGGTAGAGAGCCAGAGCCTTGCGTTTATGAAGGATATTAAAACTTCTATTTTGGAGGTTCAGAAAAATTCTCCAGCCGAAGCGGCAGGCTTGAGAATGGGTGATAGAATTTTATTACTTCAAAAAGGAGAAGAAATTATTGAAAATCCAACAGTTGAAGAATTGCAGCAATTTACTAAAAAATACGCGGGCCAAACAATTGTTTTAAATATTGAACGCGGAAAGGAAAATTTGATTATTGAGGTGACCCCGCGGGAGAAAATTAGTGAAAATGAAGGTCCTCTGGGAGTTGTTGTTGGAGAAACAGGTTTTCTTAAATACCCTTTCTGGAGAAGTGTTTGGGAAGGGTTTAAGGCGGGTATTTCTTTATTTGCAAATGTATTTGTAATGCTTTTTATTTTTCTGAAATCTTTGATTTTTCAAGGAAAAATGATTGGGGAAGTGGCTGGGCCGGTGGGTATTACAGTTTTAGGAACGCAAGTTTTGAAATTGGGTCTCGCATATTTTATTCAATTTTTAGCAACACTCTCAATATATCTAGCGGCTATTAATTTAGTGCCATTTCCTGCATTAGATGGCAGTCGCATCTTTTTTATTTTATTAGAAAAAATTCGAGGCAAGGCGGTAGCAACTAAAACTGAAAATTTAATTCATACAATAGGTTTCGCAATTTTATTGCTGATTTTTTTCGTGATTACTTATCGCGACATTGTTAAACTATTTTAA
- a CDS encoding His/Gly/Thr/Pro-type tRNA ligase C-terminal domain-containing protein, with product MLQSQLFSKVSRDFPKDEVSVNAKLLIRGGFVDKVMSGVFVYLPLGWRVYKKIEQIIREEMVAIGGQEVFLSVLMPKELWQKTGRWDSFGDALMKVKDRSDKEYVLGPTHEEMIAELVRKNIHTYRDLPKAIFQIQDKFRDEPRAKSGLLRGKEFMMKDLYSFHATQQDLDNYYEEAKKAYFRIFSRCGLKSFAVEASGGGFTKERVHEFMVKTPAGEDITVLCELCGFAQNKQLGEYKAKKTCPQCGGLLKEEKTVEVGNIFKLGTKFSEDIGAYFIDRDGKKKAVIMGCYGIGVGRLMGTVVEVYHDDKGIVWPLSVAPFAVHLIKINNPDEKIDRKIKKEAEKAYNILLKNQIEVLYDDRMDFSAGEKLIEADLIGIPYRAIISEKTLQKQSIEIKSRNSDKIEFIKLSQLGNYFKKILK from the coding sequence ATGTTGCAGTCACAATTATTTTCTAAAGTTAGCAGAGATTTTCCAAAAGACGAGGTTTCAGTAAATGCGAAGTTATTAATTCGAGGAGGATTTGTTGACAAAGTGATGTCTGGCGTTTTTGTTTATTTACCATTAGGTTGGCGAGTTTATAAAAAAATAGAACAAATTATTAGAGAAGAAATGGTAGCTATAGGAGGTCAGGAAGTCTTCCTTTCAGTTTTAATGCCTAAGGAGTTGTGGCAAAAGACTGGTCGTTGGGATTCGTTTGGTGATGCTTTAATGAAGGTTAAAGACCGTTCTGATAAGGAATATGTTTTGGGTCCGACACATGAAGAAATGATTGCCGAATTAGTAAGAAAAAATATTCATACTTATCGTGATTTACCAAAAGCTATTTTCCAAATTCAAGATAAGTTTCGCGATGAACCAAGAGCAAAATCTGGTTTGTTGCGCGGCAAGGAATTTATGATGAAAGACTTGTATAGTTTTCATGCCACGCAGCAAGATTTGGATAATTATTATGAAGAGGCAAAGAAAGCTTATTTTAGAATTTTTTCGCGTTGCGGTTTAAAATCTTTTGCCGTTGAAGCTTCGGGCGGAGGATTTACCAAAGAAAGGGTGCACGAGTTTATGGTTAAAACCCCAGCGGGCGAAGATATTACCGTTTTATGCGAATTGTGCGGCTTTGCCCAAAATAAACAATTAGGTGAATATAAAGCTAAAAAAACTTGTCCTCAATGTGGCGGTCTTCTTAAAGAAGAAAAAACGGTTGAGGTGGGAAATATCTTTAAATTAGGTACCAAATTCAGCGAGGACATCGGCGCGTATTTTATTGATCGTGATGGCAAGAAAAAGGCAGTGATTATGGGATGTTATGGAATAGGAGTCGGTCGTTTAATGGGAACGGTTGTTGAAGTTTATCATGACGACAAAGGTATTGTTTGGCCGTTAAGTGTCGCTCCCTTTGCGGTTCATTTGATAAAAATTAATAATCCCGATGAGAAAATTGATAGAAAAATAAAGAAAGAAGCAGAAAAGGCTTATAATATCTTATTAAAGAATCAAATTGAAGTTTTATATGATGATCGTATGGATTTTTCTGCTGGCGAAAAATTAATAGAAGCTGATTTAATTGGCATTCCTTATCGAGCAATAATTAGCGAAAAAACCCTTCAAAAGCAATCAATTGAAATTAAAAGTCGAAATAGTGATAAGATAGAATTTATTAAATTATCACAACTGGGAAATTATTTTAAAAAAATCTTAAAATAA
- a CDS encoding rod shape-determining protein produces the protein MFKKILAKLSPGLGIDLGTANSLVYLEKEGIVINEPSVVAYNQKTGEILAIGKEAQAMIGRTPPHIAAVQPLTNGVISDFELTEEMLKYFYKKFRKSKMGILPYRPRVVIGVPCGITEVERKAVADAALNAGAGEIYLIEEALAAAIGSHIPIFEPSGNILVDIGGGTTDIVVVSLGGIVRYKNLKIAGQKFNEDIIRYVKDEYRLLIGEMTAEQIKLEIGAAKINGMEKREAIARGRDLATGLPKEIVLTTDEIAKALDKSLKVLIEAIRLTIEETPPELVADISTKSIWLSGGGSLLRNLDRLIENYCGMPVKLVDDPLTATVRGLGMVVEDLEKYKNIVSYESQTKE, from the coding sequence ATGTTTAAAAAAATATTAGCCAAATTATCGCCGGGTTTAGGAATTGATTTGGGAACAGCCAATTCACTTGTTTATTTAGAAAAAGAAGGGATAGTCATAAATGAACCATCTGTAGTGGCTTACAATCAAAAAACAGGTGAGATTTTAGCGATTGGTAAAGAGGCGCAGGCAATGATAGGGCGGACGCCGCCGCATATTGCGGCTGTTCAACCATTAACAAATGGGGTTATTTCCGATTTTGAATTAACAGAAGAAATGCTCAAATATTTTTATAAGAAATTTCGCAAATCAAAAATGGGAATTTTACCTTATCGTCCGAGGGTTGTTATTGGAGTTCCTTGCGGTATTACTGAAGTTGAAAGAAAAGCGGTTGCTGATGCGGCTTTGAATGCTGGAGCGGGGGAAATATATTTAATTGAAGAGGCGTTGGCTGCGGCCATCGGCAGTCATATACCCATTTTTGAACCATCAGGAAATATTTTGGTTGATATTGGCGGCGGGACAACTGATATTGTCGTTGTTTCATTGGGTGGTATTGTACGGTATAAAAATTTAAAAATCGCCGGGCAGAAATTCAACGAAGATATTATTAGATATGTAAAAGATGAATATCGATTATTAATTGGAGAAATGACCGCAGAGCAAATTAAATTAGAAATAGGAGCGGCAAAAATTAATGGCATGGAGAAAAGGGAAGCTATTGCGCGAGGGCGGGATTTGGCTACTGGTTTGCCGAAAGAAATTGTTTTAACAACTGATGAAATTGCTAAAGCATTAGACAAATCGTTGAAAGTTTTAATAGAGGCCATTCGTTTAACTATTGAAGAAACACCCCCAGAATTAGTTGCTGATATTTCGACAAAAAGTATTTGGTTGTCTGGCGGTGGTAGTTTGTTGCGAAACCTGGATCGTTTAATTGAAAATTATTGTGGGATGCCGGTTAAATTAGTCGATGATCCATTAACTGCTACTGTTAGAGGTTTGGGTATGGTTGTTGAGGATTTAGAAAAGTACAAGAATATTGTGAGTTATGAATCACAAACAAAAGAATAA
- the mreC gene encoding rod shape-determining protein MreC, translating into MNHKQKNNLIILIIIYWIFLNLQFVSAATESKTFFENWRTFFLNVVKNIDYWINGVIKYKDIQEENNFLIFQNRALKSLLIEYQDLKYENELLKDALQLKKSKNLNFVLANIVGRSPLNFSQTFIIDKGEEDGIKVGQIIVWAGKTLVGEVIDVSKSFSTARAITDSDFKAAVFVGEKKSEGLFKGNGFLEPRIDLIPVKEEINAGDVVYTSGLDNKFIKNLYIGEVEEAVKPAGKVFQEIKVKPAVDWTKLYQVLVIL; encoded by the coding sequence ATGAATCACAAACAAAAGAATAATCTAATAATTTTGATTATTATTTATTGGATTTTTTTGAATCTCCAATTTGTTTCAGCAGCAACAGAATCCAAAACTTTCTTTGAAAATTGGAGAACATTTTTTTTAAACGTGGTCAAAAACATAGATTATTGGATTAACGGCGTAATTAAATACAAAGATATTCAAGAAGAAAATAATTTTTTAATTTTTCAAAATCGGGCATTAAAATCGCTTTTAATTGAATATCAGGATTTAAAATATGAAAACGAACTTTTGAAGGATGCCCTGCAATTAAAAAAATCAAAAAATCTTAATTTCGTTTTGGCGAATATTGTCGGGCGTTCACCATTAAATTTTTCGCAAACATTTATTATTGATAAGGGGGAAGAGGATGGTATCAAAGTCGGACAGATAATCGTGTGGGCTGGAAAAACTTTGGTGGGAGAAGTTATAGATGTTTCGAAGAGTTTTAGCACCGCAAGGGCAATTACCGATTCAGATTTTAAAGCCGCAGTTTTTGTAGGTGAAAAGAAAAGCGAAGGACTTTTTAAGGGGAATGGTTTTTTGGAGCCTCGCATTGACCTCATACCTGTTAAGGAAGAAATTAATGCCGGTGATGTTGTATATACTTCCGGTTTGGATAATAAATTTATAAAAAATTTATATATTGGAGAAGTAGAAGAAGCGGTGAAGCCCGCTGGTAAAGTTTTTCAAGAAATAAAGGTAAAACCAGCTGTTGATTGGACAAAATTATACCAAGTACTAGTTATTCTTTAA
- the mrdA gene encoding penicillin-binding protein 2 — MKLHLKKNKKIKRESDFLEAEEILFNKEALSKLSDLEETQRLELDIGRWGLDLLLVIFLFFIIFSFGWVVVLNFSKGKELTLAAQQNAITSIPIIANRGLIFDRFNKELVYNQEVFDLILFPAYLPTDKKEREEFLKKIKEDEEIAVSLSEEKLEENKNLEPIVLKSNLSREEAIKYESYFADAAAIQVMKQNLRQYQNSFAFSHILGYTGRVSKEDLEKNPYYQRFIKIGKNGLEAFYEDYLKGENGEIKILRNAAMEILNEGVVKEPIDGNNLYLTIDAELQQYSYNRLAQQIKNLGIKPRGGVVIITNPNSGEILSLVSYPGYDINLFSKGISVEEFQKLTNDNSKPLFNRAILGLYNPGSTIKPIMAMAALLENIIDPYKKIETHGYITIPNPYFPDKPSIFVDWRNNGYVNMIDAIARSSNVYFYIIGGGYENYQGLGIAKIKKYLEEFQFNFITGIDLPAEKIGYIPDEKTKESWRVGDTYNVSIGQGDLTTTPIRLITSLNSLINNGRLLRPYLVKYINTNNNQIILQNNPQVIKENFLNPNYLKIVKEGMGQTVKSAMGTAHILADLPFSVGGKSGSAQTAGNTKINALFYGFAPFENPQISILVLIEDVPEGSLNAIPVVKDILLWYYKNRGF; from the coding sequence ATGAAGTTACATCTTAAAAAAAATAAAAAAATAAAAAGAGAAAGTGATTTTTTAGAGGCGGAGGAGATTTTATTTAATAAAGAAGCCCTTTCTAAATTAAGCGACTTGGAAGAAACGCAGAGATTAGAATTAGATATTGGTCGATGGGGGTTAGATTTATTGTTGGTCATTTTTCTTTTTTTTATTATTTTCTCTTTTGGGTGGGTGGTTGTTTTAAATTTTTCAAAAGGAAAAGAACTAACATTGGCCGCACAGCAGAATGCCATAACTTCTATCCCGATTATTGCCAATAGGGGTTTAATTTTTGATCGATTTAATAAAGAGCTGGTTTATAATCAAGAGGTTTTTGATTTAATTCTTTTCCCCGCTTATTTGCCCACGGACAAAAAGGAAAGAGAGGAATTTTTAAAGAAAATTAAAGAAGATGAAGAAATTGCCGTTTCTTTATCAGAGGAAAAATTAGAAGAAAATAAAAATCTTGAACCGATTGTTTTAAAGAGTAATTTGTCGCGAGAAGAAGCAATAAAATATGAAAGTTATTTTGCTGATGCGGCCGCTATTCAAGTGATGAAACAAAATTTAAGACAATACCAAAACAGCTTTGCTTTTAGTCACATTCTAGGCTATACGGGTCGTGTTTCCAAAGAGGATCTAGAGAAAAACCCTTATTATCAGAGATTTATTAAAATCGGAAAAAATGGACTAGAAGCTTTTTATGAGGATTATTTAAAAGGCGAGAATGGAGAAATTAAAATCTTACGCAATGCGGCAATGGAAATTCTTAATGAAGGAGTGGTAAAAGAACCAATCGATGGTAATAATTTATATTTAACAATAGACGCTGAGCTTCAGCAGTATAGTTATAACCGTTTGGCTCAACAGATAAAAAATTTAGGAATTAAACCGAGGGGAGGTGTGGTAATTATAACCAATCCAAATTCTGGTGAAATTTTATCACTTGTGAGTTATCCCGGTTACGATATCAACCTTTTTTCTAAGGGCATTAGCGTCGAAGAGTTTCAAAAGCTAACCAATGATAATAGTAAGCCATTATTTAATAGGGCGATTTTGGGATTATACAACCCCGGTTCAACTATCAAGCCGATTATGGCAATGGCTGCTTTGTTAGAAAACATCATTGATCCTTACAAAAAAATTGAAACTCATGGTTATATCACTATTCCCAATCCATATTTCCCTGATAAACCTTCAATTTTTGTTGATTGGCGCAATAATGGTTATGTTAATATGATTGATGCAATCGCACGATCCAGCAACGTTTATTTTTATATTATCGGCGGCGGCTATGAAAATTATCAAGGATTGGGGATTGCGAAAATCAAAAAATATTTAGAGGAATTTCAATTTAATTTTATTACAGGAATTGATTTGCCAGCGGAAAAAATTGGTTATATTCCCGATGAAAAAACCAAAGAATCTTGGCGTGTAGGCGACACCTACAATGTTTCTATTGGCCAGGGCGATTTAACAACAACTCCAATTCGTTTAATTACGAGTTTAAATTCCTTGATTAATAATGGTCGTTTATTAAGGCCGTATCTTGTGAAATATATCAACACCAACAACAATCAAATTATTTTACAAAACAACCCCCAAGTTATTAAAGAAAATTTTCTTAATCCAAACTACTTAAAAATTGTAAAAGAGGGTATGGGGCAAACAGTAAAAAGCGCTATGGGAACAGCGCATATTTTGGCTGATTTGCCATTCAGCGTTGGAGGAAAAAGCGGAAGCGCTCAAACTGCTGGTAATACAAAAATAAATGCTTTATTTTATGGTTTTGCTCCTTTTGAAAATCCGCAAATTTCCATTCTTGTTTTAATTGAAGATGTTCCAGAGGGATCATTGAATGCCATTCCGGTGGTAAAAGATATTTTGTTGTGGTATTATAAAAACAGAGGATTTTAG
- the greA gene encoding transcription elongation factor GreA, with translation MSEKIYLSKEKYEELQKELEERKTKIRNKIANDLKHAKELGDLSENAAYAEAKEAKQKNDQRIAELENILHNCVVIEKQEKNDKVNIGSKVKLEDESGNILEYTIVGSLESDPANKCISFKSPLGESLLNKKAGEEIKFCGPNNNCKKYKILEIN, from the coding sequence ATGAGCGAGAAAATATATTTATCTAAAGAAAAATACGAAGAACTACAAAAAGAATTGGAAGAAAGAAAAACAAAAATTCGCAATAAAATTGCCAATGATTTAAAACACGCTAAAGAACTTGGTGATTTATCAGAAAATGCGGCTTATGCCGAAGCAAAAGAAGCAAAACAAAAAAATGACCAGCGAATCGCCGAATTGGAAAATATATTGCATAATTGCGTTGTTATTGAAAAACAAGAAAAAAATGATAAAGTAAATATAGGTTCAAAAGTAAAATTAGAAGATGAATCAGGAAATATTTTAGAGTACACCATAGTTGGTTCGTTAGAAAGCGATCCCGCTAATAAGTGCATTTCTTTTAAATCGCCATTGGGGGAATCATTATTGAATAAAAAAGCGGGAGAAGAAATAAAATTTTGTGGTCCAAATAATAATTGCAAAAAATACAAAATTTTAGAGATTAACTAA
- the lysS gene encoding lysine--tRNA ligase yields MSTADQIKKLRLKKIAELTKNGELIYPSQSRKNSSIGEVLLHFEKWSKKRKKVCLAGRIMSLRFHGGIIFIDLRDGSGNIQLVFKKGETKNFENVENYFDVSDFIEVDGYPFQTQRGEKSLMVLGWGLLAKSLKPLPSEWYGLKDVEERFRKRYLDIALNKEIKNRFNLRAKIIQALREFLEKNEFIEVETPILQTLHGGALARPFKTKLNALNMPLYLRIAPELYLKRLLVGGFEKIYEIGKCFRNEGIDKTHNPEFTMMELYWAYQNYEGLMNFIEELIMFILKKTFSDSSNPLLLVYDNKTINFEPPWPRINFLDLIKKKTNLDPNIHNEKEILAFLQSRGVEIKEEMKNQNKWELLDEVYKKICMEEIIQPTFIIHHPVALSPLAKIRQENRDETERFQLVVAGIEFVNGYSELNDPVDQAKRFKNQEQRRRAGNEEASPFDKDFIEALEYGMPPTAGVGIGIDRLVMLLTNAPSIKEVIFFPFMKNK; encoded by the coding sequence ATGTCTACCGCTGATCAAATTAAAAAATTGAGATTGAAAAAAATAGCGGAATTGACCAAAAACGGTGAGTTAATTTATCCTAGTCAATCGAGAAAAAATTCTTCCATTGGGGAGGTTTTGCTGCATTTTGAAAAATGGAGCAAAAAAAGAAAAAAGGTTTGTTTGGCGGGGAGAATTATGAGCTTGCGATTCCACGGAGGAATAATTTTTATTGATTTAAGAGACGGTAGTGGAAATATACAATTAGTTTTTAAGAAAGGCGAAACAAAAAATTTTGAAAACGTTGAAAATTATTTTGATGTTAGCGATTTTATTGAGGTTGATGGATATCCTTTTCAAACACAGCGCGGAGAAAAAAGTTTGATGGTTTTGGGTTGGGGATTATTAGCTAAGAGCTTAAAACCTCTACCATCAGAATGGTATGGTTTAAAAGATGTTGAAGAAAGATTTCGCAAACGTTATCTTGATATAGCTCTAAATAAAGAGATAAAAAATAGATTTAATTTGCGAGCAAAAATTATTCAGGCGCTTAGAGAATTTTTAGAGAAAAACGAATTCATAGAAGTTGAAACACCAATATTACAAACTCTTCATGGCGGAGCTTTGGCGCGTCCTTTTAAAACCAAACTCAATGCTCTAAATATGCCCCTTTATTTAAGAATTGCGCCCGAGCTCTATTTAAAAAGATTACTCGTGGGCGGGTTTGAGAAAATTTATGAAATTGGTAAGTGTTTTCGAAATGAAGGCATTGATAAAACACATAATCCTGAATTTACAATGATGGAGCTGTATTGGGCATATCAAAATTATGAAGGGTTGATGAATTTTATTGAAGAATTGATTATGTTTATTTTAAAAAAGACTTTTTCTGATAGTAGCAACCCTCTGCTTTTAGTTTACGACAACAAAACAATTAATTTTGAACCGCCATGGCCAAGAATTAATTTTCTAGATTTAATTAAGAAAAAAACTAATCTAGATCCAAACATTCATAATGAAAAAGAAATTTTAGCGTTTTTGCAGAGTCGGGGAGTGGAAATAAAAGAAGAGATGAAGAATCAAAATAAATGGGAACTTCTTGATGAAGTTTATAAAAAAATATGTATGGAAGAGATTATCCAACCTACATTTATCATTCATCATCCTGTGGCATTATCTCCATTGGCAAAAATTCGACAAGAAAACAGAGATGAAACAGAGCGATTTCAATTAGTTGTGGCTGGTATCGAATTTGTTAATGGCTACTCAGAATTAAATGATCCCGTTGATCAGGCTAAAAGATTTAAAAATCAAGAACAAAGAAGAAGAGCCGGAAATGAAGAAGCGTCGCCGTTTGATAAGGATTTTATTGAGGCGCTTGAATATGGTATGCCACCAACCGCTGGTGTGGGTATTGGTATCGATCGTTTGGTGATGCTTTTAACTAATGCGCCTTCAATTAAAGAGGTCATTTTCTTTCCTTTTATGAAAAATAAATAA